One genomic window of Salvia miltiorrhiza cultivar Shanhuang (shh) chromosome 4, IMPLAD_Smil_shh, whole genome shotgun sequence includes the following:
- the LOC131020196 gene encoding pyruvate dehydrogenase E1 component subunit beta-1, mitochondrial-like isoform X2 translates to MLGVLRRTVACQGNHAWGLEQGLRVIASRTLSSSAKETMTVRDALNSALDEEMSADPKVFVMGEEVGEYQGAYKITKGLLDKYGPERVVDTPITEAGFTGIGVGAAYYGLRPVIEFMTFNFSMQAIDHIINSAAKSNYMSSGQISVPIVFRGPNGAAAGVGAQHSQCYAAWFGACPGLKVLTPYSSEDARGLLKAAIRDPDPVVFLENELLYGESFPVSAEVLDSSFCLPIGKAKIEREGKDVTITAFSKMVGYALQAADILAKDGISAEVINLRSIRPLDRATINASVRKTNRLVTVEEGFPQHGVGAEICASVLEDSFEYLDAAVERISGADVPMPYAANLERMAVPQIEDIVRAAKRTCYRSAALAATA, encoded by the exons ATGTTGGGAGTTTTGAGGAGAACAGTTGCCTGCCAAGGCAATCATGCTTGG GGTTTGGAGCAAGGACTTCGAGTGATTGCATCTAGGACTCTTTCTTCTTCAGCAAAGGAG ACGATGACAGTTCGTGATGCTTTAAACTCGGCACTTGATGAAGAGATGTCAGCTGATCCAAAAGTCTTTGTAATGGGTGAAGAG GTGGGCGAGTATCAGGGTGCATATAAG ATTACAAAAGGGCTTCTTGACAAGTATGGTCCGGAGAGAGTAGTGGACACACCCATCACTGAG GCCGGGTTTACTGGAATTGGAGTTGGTGCAGCATATTACGGTCTAAGGCCTGTAATTGAGTTCATGACTTTTAACTTCTCAATGCAG GCCATTGATCACATTATTAATTCTGCTGCAAAATCAAATTACATGTCCTCTGGTCAAATATCAGTGCCCATTGTTTTCAGAGGCCCAAATGGTGCTGCTGCTGGTGTAGGTGCTCAACATTCTCAG TGCTATGCAGCATGGTTCGGTGCATGCCCAGGTCTAAAGGTACTGACTCCTTATTCATCAGAAGACGCTCGTGGCCTGCTTAAGGCTGCAATAAGGGATCCAGATCCCGTTGTCTTCCTGGAAAATGAGCTGCT ATATGGTGAATCATTTCCTGTTTCAGCTGAAGTCCTCGACTCTAGTTTCTGTCTTCCTATTGGGAAAGCCAAG ATAGAACGTGAAGGAAAGGATGTAACTATCACTGCTTTCTCGAAGATGGTCGGCTATGCTCTTCAG GCTGCGGACATTCTCGCAAAAGATGGAATCAGTGCTGAG GTGATTAATCTTCGCTCAATCCGCCCTCTTGATAGAGCCACAATAAATGCTTCGGTTAGGAAAACAAACAGGCTGGTGACTGTGGAGGAAGGATTCCCTCAACATGGTGTTGGTGCTGAGATCTG CGCATCTGTTCTTGAAGATAGTTTTGAGTATCTTGATGCAGCTGTTGAGAGGATTTCAGGAGCTGATGTTCCTATGCCCTATGCTGCAAATCTTGAGAGAATGGCTGTCCCACAG ATTGAGGATATTGTCCGCGCAGCAAAGAGGACTTGTTACAGATCAGCTGCTTTGGCTGCAACTGCTTAG
- the LOC131020196 gene encoding pyruvate dehydrogenase E1 component subunit beta-1, mitochondrial-like isoform X1, whose product MLGVLRRTVACQGNHAWGLEQGLRVIASRTLSSSAKETMTVRDALNSALDEEMSADPKVFVMGEEVGEYQGAYKITKGLLDKYGPERVVDTPITEAGFTGIGVGAAYYGLRPVIEFMTFNFSMQAIDHIINSAAKSNYMSSGQISVPIVFRGPNGAAAGVGAQHSQCYAAWFGACPGLKVLTPYSSEDARGLLKAAIRDPDPVVFLENELLYGESFPVSAEVLDSSFCLPIGKAKIEREGKDVTITAFSKMVGYALQAADILAKDGISAEVINLRSIRPLDRATINASVRKTNRLVTVEEGFPQHGVGAEICASVLEDSFEYLDAAVERISGADVPMPYAANLERMAVPQVYPSALLSFWNLILFFFFLTGTVTKELIQILSHV is encoded by the exons ATGTTGGGAGTTTTGAGGAGAACAGTTGCCTGCCAAGGCAATCATGCTTGG GGTTTGGAGCAAGGACTTCGAGTGATTGCATCTAGGACTCTTTCTTCTTCAGCAAAGGAG ACGATGACAGTTCGTGATGCTTTAAACTCGGCACTTGATGAAGAGATGTCAGCTGATCCAAAAGTCTTTGTAATGGGTGAAGAG GTGGGCGAGTATCAGGGTGCATATAAG ATTACAAAAGGGCTTCTTGACAAGTATGGTCCGGAGAGAGTAGTGGACACACCCATCACTGAG GCCGGGTTTACTGGAATTGGAGTTGGTGCAGCATATTACGGTCTAAGGCCTGTAATTGAGTTCATGACTTTTAACTTCTCAATGCAG GCCATTGATCACATTATTAATTCTGCTGCAAAATCAAATTACATGTCCTCTGGTCAAATATCAGTGCCCATTGTTTTCAGAGGCCCAAATGGTGCTGCTGCTGGTGTAGGTGCTCAACATTCTCAG TGCTATGCAGCATGGTTCGGTGCATGCCCAGGTCTAAAGGTACTGACTCCTTATTCATCAGAAGACGCTCGTGGCCTGCTTAAGGCTGCAATAAGGGATCCAGATCCCGTTGTCTTCCTGGAAAATGAGCTGCT ATATGGTGAATCATTTCCTGTTTCAGCTGAAGTCCTCGACTCTAGTTTCTGTCTTCCTATTGGGAAAGCCAAG ATAGAACGTGAAGGAAAGGATGTAACTATCACTGCTTTCTCGAAGATGGTCGGCTATGCTCTTCAG GCTGCGGACATTCTCGCAAAAGATGGAATCAGTGCTGAG GTGATTAATCTTCGCTCAATCCGCCCTCTTGATAGAGCCACAATAAATGCTTCGGTTAGGAAAACAAACAGGCTGGTGACTGTGGAGGAAGGATTCCCTCAACATGGTGTTGGTGCTGAGATCTG CGCATCTGTTCTTGAAGATAGTTTTGAGTATCTTGATGCAGCTGTTGAGAGGATTTCAGGAGCTGATGTTCCTATGCCCTATGCTGCAAATCTTGAGAGAATGGCTGTCCCACAGGTATACCCATCTGCTCTGCTCTCTTTTTGGAatttgattcttttttttttttttttaactggcACTGTGACTAAAGAACTGATCCAAATATTGTCTCATGTGTAA